The nucleotide sequence TCGCGCACGGCTTCAGAGAGATTGCGGTTGGAAGTGGCGATGATGCGGATATCGACCGGAACCGGCTTGGTGCCGCCGACGCGGTCGATCACGCGTTCCTGAATTGCGCGCAGCAGCTTGGATTGCAGGCGGACGTCCATCTCCGAGATTTCGTCGAGCAGCAGTGTGCCGCCGGTGGCCTCCTCGAACTTGCCGATGCGGCGTGCGACGGCGCCGGTGAAGGCGCCCTTCTCATGGCCGAACAATTCGGACTCCAGCAGGTGTTCGGGGATCGCCGCGCAATTGATCGAGATGAACGGCCGCTTGGCGCGGGTCGAGCGGGAGTGGACATAGCGTGCCAGCACTTCCTTGCCGGTGCCGGATTCGCCGGTGATCATGACGGAGGCATCCGAGCCTGCGATCTGCTGCGCCAGCTTGATGACCTTGCCCATGGCCTCGTCGCGATAGACCAGGTCGCGGGAATCATTGGCGACCGCGGCGAGGACGGCTGCGATCAGTTCGGGATCGGGCGGCAGCGGGATGTATTCCTTGGCGCCGGCATGGATCGCGGCGACCGCGGCGCGGGCGTCGTTGGAGATGCCGCAGGCCACGATCGGCACGTGAATGTGCTCGGCTTCCAGTCGCATCACCAGGTCGCGGATGTCGAGGGCGACATCGACCAGCAGCAGGTCGGCGCCCTTGCCGCCGCGCAGCACGGCCATCGCCTGTTCGATCGCCTCGGCATGGGTCACCGAAGCCCCGTTATCCATCGCGATCTTGGTGGCGGTCGTGAGCTGGCCCTTCAATGTGCCAACGATGAGAAGCCGCATGTTTATCTCCTGTCCGTCTGTTCGCGCCTTTGAAGGCGCGTATCGCCAAAATTGTTAGTTGCGTTCTGCCTTGATGATTTCCGTCATGGTCACGCCGAGCTTGTCTTCGACCAGCACGACCTCGCCGCGCGCCACCAGGCGATTGTTGACGTAGATGTCGATGGCCTCACCGACGCGGCGGTCGAGCTCGAGCACGGTGCCGGGGCCGAGTTTCAAGAGCTCGCCGACATCCATCTTGGAGCGGCCAAGCACGGCCGAGACCTGCACCGGCACGTCGAACACGGCCTCGAGGTCGGCCGCGATGCGCGAGGCCTGTTCGTCCTCGTTGTAGGCGAGATCGTCGACCGGCAGTGCGTCCGCGGCGTTGAGATCGGGAAGCGGTACCTGTGCGTCGGTGTCACTCATGGTTCAGTCCTCATGGCCTTTACGTTCCGGCCTGATCGCGGGACGCCAGATAGCGCCCGACGAGTTCGCTGATCTTCGCTTCGATGGCCGCGCGTTCCAGCACCACGCCGCCGTCGGCCCATTCGATCCGGCAGTCGCCGGTCGCAATCCCGGGCTCGGCCAGGATCACCAGCCGGCCCTCGAAGCCGCTTTGGGCTGCCCGCCGTTCGATGTTGTCGCGGGCGGCCTCGTAGAGCGCGTCGTTGATGCGAACGACGAGATGCGGGGTGGCAACCAGATGCGAGAAGCAGTCGCTGACCAGCGCCATGATCTCGCCGAGCGGCTCGCGGGCGACCAGTTCGCTGCACAGCTTGCGTGCCACCGCGACCGCGACATCGACGGCCTCGGTTTCCATCCTGACCTCGATGCCGGAGAAACGCGTGGCAATGCCGCGGATGGCGATGCCGATCTCTTCCAGCGCCAGCGCCGAGCGACGGTCGCTCTCGACCCGGGCCTCGTGCTGGGCCGTCTCGTAGCCGGCGCGGTAGGCACGTGCCTCGGCCTCCGCGACCTTCTGCGCGATCTCGGCGGCGGTTGCCGCACGCTCGCGCGCCTTGTCCGGCGCCGCGAAGTCCGTGTCGAACAGGAATTTTGCAGGCGCGGCCATCAATACACCAGCTCGTCATCGGCGCGGTTCTTGGTCAGGGTGATTTCGCCCCTGGCGGCCATGTCCTTGGCGAGGTTGACGAGCAGCGCCTGCGCCTCGTCGACGTCGCGCAGCCGCACCGGTCCCATCGCTGCCATGTCGTCCAGCAGCATCTTGCCGGCGCGCGAGGACATGTTGCCGAGGAAGAAGGCGCGTACCTCCTCATTGGCGCTCTTCAGCGCGATGCCGAGCTTGGCCTTGTCGATATTACGCATCAGCGTCTGCGCCGAGGCGGAGTCGAGCTTGATGAGGTCGTCGAAGGTGAACATCAGCGCCTTGATGCGCTCGGCGGATTCTCGGTTTTCCTCTTCCAGCGAGGTGATGAAGCGGGTCTCGGTCTGGCGGTCGAAATTGTTGAAGATCTCGGCCATCACTTCGTGGGCGTCGCGGCGGCGAGTCTGCGACAGGTTGGACATGAATTCGGTGCGCAGCGTCTGCTCGACGCGCTCGATGACTTCCTTCTGCACCGCCTCCATCTTCAGCATGCGGCCGACCACGTCGAGCGCGAGATCCTCGGGCAGGATCGCCAGCACCCGGGCGGCGTGCTCCGGCCTCAGTTTCGACAGCACCACCGCAATGGTCTGCGGGTATTCGTTCTTGAGGTAGTTGGCGAGCACCTCCTCCTGGACGTTGGAGAGCTTCTCCCACATGTTGCGGCCGGCAGGGCCGCGAATTTCGTCCATGATGCCGGTGACGCGATCCGAGGGCAGGTATTGCTGCAGCAGCCGTTCGGTGGCGTCGAAGGTGCCCATCAGGGCGCCGGATGCCGACATGCGCGAGACGAATTCGAGCAAAAGGTCTTCGACCACGTCGGCCTCGACGGTGCCGAGCGTCGACATATGGATCGAAAGTTCGCGCACCTCGTCGTCAGCAAGGAGTCCCCAGACCTTGCCGCCATATTGCTCGCCCAGCGCCAGCATCAGGATGGCGGCGCGCTTCGGGCCGCTCAACGGCTTGCCCTTGGGCCGGGCGTTCTGACGGCTCGCCAGCGCCGAGATGACGGTGGTGATGTCGTTGGTATTGTTGGTTTGCGGTACGGCCATGTCAGGTCACTCGGCGGGTTCGCTGAGCCATTGGCGAACAATGGAAGCGGTCTCGTTCGGATTTCGTTCGGCCAGTTCGCCGACCCGGTGCACGGCCTGCGCGTGGACCTGGCCCTGGACCTGGGCGACGTCGATCAGTTGGGCGGTGCCGCTGCCGGCGATCAGCGCCTGCCCGGGCCCGAGTTCGGCTGTGCCGTCGGTCAAAGCCGGCACCGGTTCGGCCAGCGCGGGAATGACTTCGGCAGCCAGGATGCGCTTGACCAGCGGGCGGATCACCATGAACAGCACCACCAGGCCGAGCAGCATCATGACGCCGAGTTCGATGACATACATGACGTCATCCTTGGTGAACTGCAGCATGCCGAGAAAGCCGGTCGGCTCGACGACCGCGGGCACGGCCGGCGCTTCGGCAAAGCGAAGATTGACGACCTCGACCTGGTCGCCGCGCTTCTGGTCGAAGCCGATCGCCGAGCGGACCAGGGTGGCGATGCGGTCGAGCTGTTCCTTGCTGCGGTCCTGATAGACCATCTCGCCCTTTTCGTTCTTGGAATAGGCGCCGTCGACCAGCACCGCCACCGAGATCCGGTTGACCCGTCCGGCCTCTGTGACCTCGGTCTTGGTGGTGCGGGAAATCTCGTAATTGTTGGTCTCTTCGCTCTTCTTGCTCTGGTCGCGAGCGGTCGGTGTGGTGCTGGTTTGATTGCCCGGCAATTCGTTGTTGACCGTGACCTGGCCGTTGTTCTCGGCGGTCAGCGAGGATTCCTCGCGGGTCTGGGTGGAGCGCAGCACGCGGCCCTCGGGATCGAACTTGTCCGAGGTCTGGGTGACCTTGTTGTAGTCGAAATCGGCGGTGAGCTGGACGCGGGCGCGGCCCTGGCCGACCACCGAAGAGACGATCGCCTCGACCTCGTTGCGCATGCGCTTCTCGAACGCCGTGCGGCGCTCGTCGCCGACCGCGTTCTCGGAGTCCTTGCCGGCGCCGTCGGCCAGCAACCGGCCGGCCTCGTCGACGATCGACACCCGCTGCGGCTTCAGCCCGTTGACGGCGGAGGCGACGACATGCCGAATAGCGCGGATCTGCTGGGGTTCGAGGCTGCCGCGCACCCGCAGCACGATCGAGGCCGACGGCTCCGGCGTTTCGCGCGAGAACAGCGGCCGCTCCGGCAGCACCAGATGCACTCGGGCCGCCTGGATGCGATCGATGGCGCGGATGGTGCGGGCGAGTTCGCCCTCCAGTGCGCGCAAATGATTGATGTTCTGGACGAAGCTCGTGGTGCCGAGGGCGTCCGATTTGTCGAAAATCTCGTAACCGACGCTGCCGCCCTTGGGTAGATTGCTTTCGGCGAGCTTCATCCGCAACCGCGTGACCTTGTCCTTCGGCACCATGATGACGGCGCCTTCGTTGCGCAGCTCGAAGGGAATCGCCTGGCGTTCCAGATCCTTGATGATGCTGGAGGAATCTTCGGCGGAGAGGTCGGTGAACAGGGTGGTCATCTGCGGCGTCGTGACGCGCATGATGACGAAGGCGAAGAAGCCGATCAGCGCGGTCGTCACGGCAACCATGGCCATCAGCCGTGCCGCGCCCAGGCCTTTCAGGAAAGCAACAAGACTTTGCACCAACCGCCCCCAGGGATTCGGCCCGAGGGACCGACTGGGCAATTATTGCCTAGGGGATGGTTTCCATATGGTTAACGTCAGTTAAAGCCGCCGCGAATAGTTCCGGCATGAAAAAAACCGGCTTCGCGAAACGAAGCCGGTTTTCATCAAATCTTTCGGTTCGGGCGAGTCTACTGCCGATATTGCTGGATCCGGGTAGTCCGCAAGCCGGCCAGGCCATGCTGATCGATGGAAAACTGCCACGACAGGAATTCGTCGACTGTCAGCGTGTAGCGGCTGCAGGCTTCCTCGAGGGAGAGCAGGCCGCCGCGGACCGCTGCAACGACCTCGGCCTTGCGGCGGATGACCCACCGTTTGGTGCCGGGCGCGGGCAGGTCAGCAATTGTTAACGGGCTGCCGTCAGGCCCGATGACGTATTTTACCCTCGGGCGATGGGGTTCTGTCATGGCGTACTCACAAACTCTCAACCACTGAACTCACTATGACAACCTACGCCCCGCGGCTTAAAAATTGCCTAAGCCCACGGCTTCAATACGAATCTCCTTGAAAATGACGGAAATAGCTTCGGCCCCCGGGTTCCCTGTGACGCTTTTGCGTACAATCAGGGATTGCCGGGCCGGAAACGGCGGATCAAACGACGCGAATGGGCGGGTACCCTAGCTTGAGGCGCCCGAACGGACCACGCGCTTGATCTTGTCGGTGGTGTAGGTCTGGCCGCCAATCGACAGCAGCGGCGGGGAGGCGCTGAGATCGACCGAGTCGACGATGCCCTGGACCTCGGTGGAGATTGCCACGGTGTTGCCGGAACTGTCCTTGCCGGTGGCGGTCATGGTGTAATTGCCCGCCGGCCACTGCACCCCATCATTGCCCTTGCCGTCCCAGACGAAGCTGGAATTGCCCTGCTTGAGGGAAAAATCACCGGTATAGGCGGTCTGTCCGGTCGAACTGGTGATCGTGATCGTCGCGGTCGCATCTTTTTCGGACTGAAAATTCCAGGTCGCCGATTTGTCGAACGCCGCCTTGCTGCCGTCTACGGCGACGGTATTGCCGACATAGACCAGCGCCTGCGTCGCCTGCGCGCTCTTTTCGATCTCCACCAGCGACTTCAACTGTTCGTTCGACTTGAGCTGTTGTTCAATGCCGGCAAACTGCACGAGCTGCTGCGTGAACTGGTTGGTGTCGAGCGGATCGAGCGGATTCTGGTTCTGGAGCTGCGTGGTCAGCAGCGTGAGGAAGGTCTGGAAGTTATCCGCGATCCCCGTCGTTGCCGTCGACCCAGACTTGTTGCTGGTGGCGGTGCCGGTCCCGGGCGCCGAGACGACCGTTGTCGGCGTGGTTGCATCAACTGCCATGGCGATCTCCCTTAAACCCTGATGTCGACGCCGCCGCTCGTACCGAGCATGCGGCCATAGCTGCGGCCGGCGACGATGGCCGGCACATTGTCTTCCTCGCTGATGACGAGGCGATGAGCGTTGGGATTGGACTGGTTGCCGTCGTTCTGCCCTTGCGAGGATTGGTCGCGCAGGCTGAACTGCAATCCGCTATTGCCGGTCGAGAGCCCGGCATTGTCGAGAGCGCGCTGCAACTGGTTGGCGTCCTGGCGCAGCATCGACAGCGTTTCCGGCCGTTCGACAGTCAGATGCGACGTCATCTGGCCGTGGCGATCGATATCGATGCGGACGTCGATGCGGCCGAGTTCGGCGGGATCGAGCCGGATTTCGAAGCGGGTCTTGCCGCTTTTGGCGGACGCGGCGATTTCCATCGCAAGTCCGCTCACCGGTACCGGCGCGCTTGCGGCGGCCGTGGCGGTGAGCTGGCTCGCGGCAGCCGGCGTCGTGGCGGAAGCGGCCGGTTGCTGCGCCTGGATCGCGCCGGCAGCCTGCAGGCCGTTGCCGGAGGAATTGACTGGCGCCTGGCCGACATCAAGGGCGCCAAGATGCGCGCCGGCTTGGGCGTTGGCGGCCGGCGGCGCGATGGAATTGCCGGACGCGTCGGCGCTTACGGCGTCAGCGATGCCGTTCTCGGACTTCGGCTTGCCCGCTGCTTCGGTCGCCGGCATGACGGCGGGCACAGTGGTGTCCGCGGCAGGTGCTGCGGAAGTCGCGGTATCGG is from Bradyrhizobium sp. AZCC 2176 and encodes:
- the fliF gene encoding flagellar basal-body MS-ring/collar protein FliF, with protein sequence MQSLVAFLKGLGAARLMAMVAVTTALIGFFAFVIMRVTTPQMTTLFTDLSAEDSSSIIKDLERQAIPFELRNEGAVIMVPKDKVTRLRMKLAESNLPKGGSVGYEIFDKSDALGTTSFVQNINHLRALEGELARTIRAIDRIQAARVHLVLPERPLFSRETPEPSASIVLRVRGSLEPQQIRAIRHVVASAVNGLKPQRVSIVDEAGRLLADGAGKDSENAVGDERRTAFEKRMRNEVEAIVSSVVGQGRARVQLTADFDYNKVTQTSDKFDPEGRVLRSTQTREESSLTAENNGQVTVNNELPGNQTSTTPTARDQSKKSEETNNYEISRTTKTEVTEAGRVNRISVAVLVDGAYSKNEKGEMVYQDRSKEQLDRIATLVRSAIGFDQKRGDQVEVVNLRFAEAPAVPAVVEPTGFLGMLQFTKDDVMYVIELGVMMLLGLVVLFMVIRPLVKRILAAEVIPALAEPVPALTDGTAELGPGQALIAGSGTAQLIDVAQVQGQVHAQAVHRVGELAERNPNETASIVRQWLSEPAE
- the flbD gene encoding sigma-54-dependent transcriptional regulator FlbD produces the protein MRLLIVGTLKGQLTTATKIAMDNGASVTHAEAIEQAMAVLRGGKGADLLLVDVALDIRDLVMRLEAEHIHVPIVACGISNDARAAVAAIHAGAKEYIPLPPDPELIAAVLAAVANDSRDLVYRDEAMGKVIKLAQQIAGSDASVMITGESGTGKEVLARYVHSRSTRAKRPFISINCAAIPEHLLESELFGHEKGAFTGAVARRIGKFEEATGGTLLLDEISEMDVRLQSKLLRAIQERVIDRVGGTKPVPVDIRIIATSNRNLSEAVREGTFREDLLFRLNVVNLKIPPLRDRPADILELAQHFAKKYADANGVPLRPISADARRVLTSNRWQGNVRELENTMHRSVLMAQGDEIGPEAILTPDGDRLDLAKTAPAVAHATFAAEQVTRALVGRTVADVERDLILETLKHCLGNRTHAANILGISIRTLRNKLNEYADGGIPITPAGAGEHQRFVVAG
- the fliG gene encoding flagellar motor switch protein FliG, with amino-acid sequence MAVPQTNNTNDITTVISALASRQNARPKGKPLSGPKRAAILMLALGEQYGGKVWGLLADDEVRELSIHMSTLGTVEADVVEDLLLEFVSRMSASGALMGTFDATERLLQQYLPSDRVTGIMDEIRGPAGRNMWEKLSNVQEEVLANYLKNEYPQTIAVVLSKLRPEHAARVLAILPEDLALDVVGRMLKMEAVQKEVIERVEQTLRTEFMSNLSQTRRRDAHEVMAEIFNNFDRQTETRFITSLEEENRESAERIKALMFTFDDLIKLDSASAQTLMRNIDKAKLGIALKSANEEVRAFFLGNMSSRAGKMLLDDMAAMGPVRLRDVDEAQALLVNLAKDMAARGEITLTKNRADDELVY
- the sciP gene encoding CtrA inhibitor SciP, translating into MTEPHRPRVKYVIGPDGSPLTIADLPAPGTKRWVIRRKAEVVAAVRGGLLSLEEACSRYTLTVDEFLSWQFSIDQHGLAGLRTTRIQQYRQ
- a CDS encoding flagellar hook assembly protein FlgD yields the protein MAVDATTPTTVVSAPGTGTATSNKSGSTATTGIADNFQTFLTLLTTQLQNQNPLDPLDTNQFTQQLVQFAGIEQQLKSNEQLKSLVEIEKSAQATQALVYVGNTVAVDGSKAAFDKSATWNFQSEKDATATITITSSTGQTAYTGDFSLKQGNSSFVWDGKGNDGVQWPAGNYTMTATGKDSSGNTVAISTEVQGIVDSVDLSASPPLLSIGGQTYTTDKIKRVVRSGASS
- the fliN gene encoding flagellar motor switch protein FliN, whose product is MSDTDAQVPLPDLNAADALPVDDLAYNEDEQASRIAADLEAVFDVPVQVSAVLGRSKMDVGELLKLGPGTVLELDRRVGEAIDIYVNNRLVARGEVVLVEDKLGVTMTEIIKAERN
- a CDS encoding FliH/SctL family protein — its product is MAAPAKFLFDTDFAAPDKARERAATAAEIAQKVAEAEARAYRAGYETAQHEARVESDRRSALALEEIGIAIRGIATRFSGIEVRMETEAVDVAVAVARKLCSELVAREPLGEIMALVSDCFSHLVATPHLVVRINDALYEAARDNIERRAAQSGFEGRLVILAEPGIATGDCRIEWADGGVVLERAAIEAKISELVGRYLASRDQAGT